The following are encoded in a window of Planctomycetia bacterium genomic DNA:
- a CDS encoding exopolysaccharide biosynthesis polyprenyl glycosylphosphotransferase yields MNDSTVRIANPAVIRPQVGQGTWPQRGSSAARTELPVAGGQGRVVFKRCVDLAAASLLLLVAAVPMALVAALVRLTSTGPVFYQQERVGLHGRVFTLWKFRTMRIDAERETGPVWAKRNDPRRTLVGTVLRRLCIDELPQLFNVLRGEMSLIGPRPERPCFVEKFSTEMPEYPRRHAVLPGLSGWAQLNGLRGDTSIAERLEYDLYYVRNWSWTFDVYMILMTPWRVLNDKNSC; encoded by the coding sequence ATGAATGACAGTACAGTACGAATCGCAAATCCAGCGGTGATCCGGCCGCAGGTCGGGCAAGGAACCTGGCCGCAGCGCGGATCGTCCGCGGCGCGGACGGAATTGCCAGTGGCTGGCGGACAGGGTCGCGTGGTGTTCAAGCGCTGCGTGGACCTGGCGGCCGCTTCGCTGTTGTTGCTCGTGGCCGCGGTCCCCATGGCGCTCGTCGCGGCGTTGGTGCGGCTGACCAGCACCGGCCCTGTATTCTATCAGCAAGAGCGCGTCGGCTTGCACGGCCGCGTGTTTACGCTTTGGAAGTTTCGCACGATGCGGATCGACGCGGAACGTGAAACCGGACCAGTCTGGGCGAAGCGGAACGACCCGCGCCGTACGTTGGTCGGCACGGTATTGCGTCGCTTGTGTATCGACGAACTGCCGCAACTGTTCAACGTTTTGCGCGGCGAGATGAGTCTGATCGGCCCGCGTCCGGAACGGCCGTGCTTTGTCGAAAAGTTTTCGACCGAGATGCCGGAATATCCGCGCCGCCACGCGGTGCTGCCGGGCTTGTCCGGTTGGGCGCAACTGAACGGGCTGCGCGGCGATACGTCGATCGCCGAGCGGTTGGAGTACGATTTGTATTACGTCCGCAATTGGAGTTGGACGTTCGA